In Cryptomeria japonica chromosome 1, Sugi_1.0, whole genome shotgun sequence, the sequence GCTTGccatcatgttctatttgtttctATGTCATGTTCCTACATGACATGATCATACATGAGACTCCTTGTCTTGTTAGTATTGTAAAACATATTTTAATGTAAAATATACATTGATATATAAAATgtgttaaaaatatataatttttatgccACTTACCTATCAATCACACATATCTATGAACCATCACATTCTCTCATTTATATGTCTATGAAATTTTCCTTCCAAATTTATAAATATGAAATTTAAAGTTTACATAATTTTCACATATAACCTTCTTAACAAAGATGAACTATACAGATTTTACATAACCTATGGTTATGCtcttttgtttaaatgtatttaattcatttatttttcaCATACATGATTTTACTAGCTATATTTTCATATCATTCAAATTACAAACTTATATTAGAGTGCTAAAAGGATTCTAAATGCAGGACTAAGCAATGATACTATTATTATTGGTATATATTTATAATTGTCAATTTCATATAACATGTCTATTTATGACATTCCAACAATCCCACCTAAGTATTCATATACCACTTGTTTttagatgaaaaaataaaataaattaagttAAATCAAATGAAGGAAAAATAGATTATTACATATTTTATAAGTCCATAATATTGCCACACACATATTGCAATGAAAATAAATCATTGTATTTCCATTTGCATATAATGAATTGAAACACAAATCATGAGTAGGGATCATATTTTaacataatattataaatatttctCAAATTATAATTAAAGAGTAAAAAAAAACAATCTCAACTCGTACATATATAACAATTGTTTATCTAATGCTATAATTAATTATGTATCATTTCAACCACAATAactaataacaaataaaataaaataaaataacatcaatatattttaattctgtttaaaattgaaaaaattaatcaaaatatttcaagcCTAAATAGAAGACAAACAAAATAATTATTATAACAATAAATATCTAAAGAGATGCGTGTATTTTCGTCTCATACAATTCATGTAGTTCAAATCAGTGAAACCACTTGTAATATCACTTTCAATAATTCTTTACATACACACAGTACTATTGATCTTCCGGTACTGATATTGGCTCATTTTTCTTAAAGAATGGTGTTGTGCAGATGGGACAAGTATTGTGATCCTCGAGCCATGGCCAAATGCAGTGAGAATGAAATATATGTCGGATCATACAAGGAATCTCTCGAACATTTTCTCCGAGAATAAAATCATCCCTACAAACTCCACAGAAAAGTCCATCATCAACATGAAAACCTGAAATTGTTACAATGGGCAGTGCCTCTACAAATTCTTTCGCCTTCCTTTCATTCTCTACTATCTTCACGATTTTTTTCCG encodes:
- the LOC131039768 gene encoding uncharacterized protein LOC131039768, which produces MAQMQEEKNIGCKEKEVAEWCKSLECRMGDLRIEATKLFMQANCFMEREALPRRLQQLNSLHDSLYSEFLLIEVHEDRLPADIRWLRGVFNTFDSLRKKIVKIVENERKAKEFVEALPIVTISGFHVDDGLFCGVCRDDFILGENVREIPCMIRHIFHSHCIWPWLEDHNTCPICTTPFFKKNEPISVPEDQ